In Tachysurus fulvidraco isolate hzauxx_2018 chromosome 1, HZAU_PFXX_2.0, whole genome shotgun sequence, a single window of DNA contains:
- the LOC113633969 gene encoding B-cell receptor CD22-like, translating into MKGRFPPCGQSKSSNTTWTNSLLMTIIGSPKAVVSIKPDTHVFIGEIVDLRYDIQGGGDTQWTYSWNKNSTTISEGIGRKYIEIRIQMFTVWPVEDSDSGSYTCRGHGRDSQSSEISDAVTLTVSVKPKPTVRVNSQSSVYTGDTVYSVYSGDTLSCELQQGTGWKFQWYKNNETLQNLNREQVNTLNVTVDNAGETEYKCRARRRNYDKGYYYTEFSDPVKITVRVRPIPVVSINPNNQVFSGDTVTLSCNIQDESVSNWQYSWYKDTSHSPVSSEQVYSISGVEVTHTGTYTCRGTERGGSRSTHSSDVITLTVSERPQAVLSVSTQSWLTEGDSVTLSCEVTDSSTDWTFSWYTVVPYRDGLTGIYNNRGYIVHVELLSDSSRGSEGKYTLSPAALNHTGVYMCRGERGEPSFHTQYSNLQPLWITGESPPVSLIINPSRTQHFTKDSVSLSCEDQSNSTGWTVRRYTHSERVLDCSHWGSVTGSTFNISFLSTSYTGVYWCVSESGENSNPVNITVHDGDVILKSPVHPVTEGHPLTLRCLYHNPNPSNLQADFYKGGSVLQKHTTGEMIIQTVSKSDEGFYHCKHPERGESLKSWVSVRRVEAPFSVLMLICNVMTASPYLLVTIILLVICYRAWGKNSFNHTDEDRIENAVIEE; encoded by the exons ATGAAAGGCAGGTTTCCTCCATGCGGGCAAT CTAAATCCAGTAACACCACTTGGACAAACTCTCTATTAATGACGA TTATAGGGAGTCCTAAAGCTGTGGTGTCCATAAAGCCTGATACACATGTGTTCATTGGAGAGATTGTTGATCTCAGATATGacatacagggaggaggagaCACTCAGTGGACTTACAGCTGGAATAAAAATAGCACCACCATATCCGAGGGAATAGGGAGAAAGTACATAGAAATCAGAATACAGATGTTCACTGTCTGGCCTGTTGAAGATTCTGACAGTGGTTCCTATACCTGCAGAGGACACGGGAGAGACTCTCAGAGCTCAGAGATCAGTGATGctgttacactgactgtatcag taaaacccaaaccgactgtgagagtgaattctcagagctccgtctacactggagacaccgtcTACTCCGTCTACTCTGGAGACACTCTGAGCTGTGAGCTGCAGCAGGGGACTGGATGGAAGTTTCAATGGTACAAAAATAATGAGACATTACAGAATCTGAACAGAGAACAAGTGAACACACTTAATGTGACAGTCGataatgcaggagaaacagagtacAAGTGTCGAGCACGCAGGAGAAACTATGACAAGGGCTACTACTACACAGAGTTCAGTGATCCTGTCAAGATTACAGTGAGAg TGAGACCTATACCAGTGGTATCCATAAATCCCAATAATCAGGTGTTCAGtggagacaccgtcactctgagctgtAACATACAGGATGAAAGTGTCTCTAACTGGCAGTACAGCTGGTATAAAGATACTtcacacagtcctgtcagtagtgaacaggtgtacagtatcagtggtgttgaagtgacccacacaggtacatacacctgtagaggaacagagagaggaggctCACGCTCCACACACTCCAGTGATGttattacactgactgtatcag agagaccaCAGGCAGTACTGAGTGTATCTACACAGAGCTggctgactgaaggagactcagtgactctaagctgtgaggTTACAGACTCCTCTACAGACTGGACATTCAGCTGGTACACAGTTGTTCCCTACAGAGATGGATTAACTGGAATATATAATAATCGTGGCTATATTGTGCATGTGGAGCTcctctcagacagcagcagaggatctgAAGGCAAATACACTCTCAGTCCTGCTGCTCTTAATCACACAGGAGTTTATatgtgcagaggagagagaggagaaccatcctttcacacacagtacagcaatcTACAGCCACTATGGATCACTG gtgaatctcctccagtctctctgatcatcaatcccagcagaactcaacactttactaaAGACTCTgtctcactgagctgtgaggaccagagtaactctactggatggacagtgagacgatacacacacagtgagagagtgttagattgttcacactggggatcagttacaggatctacatttaacatcagcttcctctccacatcctacactggagtttactggtgtgtgtctgaatctggAGAAAACAGTAATCCTGTCAACATCACAGTACATG atggtgatgtgatcctgaagagtcctgtccatcctgtgactgagggacatCCTCTTACTCTACGCTGTTTATATCACAACCCAAATCCCTCAAACCTCCAAGCTGATTTCTATAAAGGTGGATCAGTTCTCCAGAAACAcactacaggagagatgatcatccaaactgtctcaaagtcagatgaaggtttctaccactgtaaacacccagagagaggagagtcactgaaaaGCTGGGTCTCAGTCAGAC GTGTAGAAGCTCCATTCTCAGTACTCATGCTGATCTGTAATGTTATGACAGCCTCACCGTATCTGCTGGTGACCATCATTCTGCTGGTCATATGTTACAGAGCTTGGGGTAAGAACTCTTTCA ATCACACTGATGAAGACAGGATTGAGAATGCAGTCATAGAGGAGTGA